A genomic segment from Spinacia oleracea cultivar Varoflay chromosome 3, BTI_SOV_V1, whole genome shotgun sequence encodes:
- the LOC110782273 gene encoding protein EXORDIUM-like 3 — MLRLIHHLLPLLLILLFTAAQQVHSWRPWPNAVNNNSRSSTADFRFGPSKKFEGSSEFVDLKYHMGPVMTTNITVHIIWYGKWQPSQKRIIREFINSISADSVKPPSVSGWWKTVQLYTDQTGSNISRTVKIGSEKNDRFYSHGKSLTRLSVQSVIKSFITARTKPLPVTPKNGIYLLLTSPDVYVQDFCQQVCGFHYFTFPSIVGYTLPYAWVGNSAKLCPGICAYPFAVPTYIPGLKPVKAPNGDVGVEGMISVIAHEIAELVTNPLVNAWYAGPDPIAPVEIADLCEGIYGTGGGGSYTGQMLEGRDGATFNVNGIRRQFLIQWVWNHVVNYCTGPNALDQ; from the coding sequence ATGCTCCGCCTTATCCACCACCTCCTCCCCCTCCTCCTCATCCTCCTCTTCACCGCCGCCCAACAAGTCCATTCTTGGCGGCCGTGGCCGAATGCTGTAAACAACAACAGCCGCAGCAGCACGGCGGACTTCCGATTCGGCCCCTCGAAAAAGTTCGAAGGGTCGTCGGAATTTGTCGACTTAAAGTACCACATGGGTCCGGTGATGACCACCAACATCACCGTCCATATAATCTGGTACGGAAAATGGCAGCCGTCACAGAAACGGATCATCCGTGAGTTCATCAACTCAATATCAGCGGATTCCGTCAAACCGCCGTCAGTTTCCGGGTGGTGGAAAACCGTTCAGCTCTACACCGACCAAACCGGGTCCAACATTTCCCGAACCGTCAAAATCGGGTCAGAAAAAAACGACCGGTTTTACTCCCACGGTAAATCCCTCACCCGATTATCCGTACAGTcagtaataaaatcatttaTTACCGCGAGAACAAAACCGTTACCGGTCACCCCTAAGAACGGGATTTACCTCCTGCTGACGTCACCTGACGTGTACGTTCAAGATTTCTGTCAGCAAGTGTGTGGGTTCCACTATTTTACCTTCCCTTCAATCGTAGGGTATACCCTACCCTACGCATGGGTAGGGAACAGTGCGAAACTATGCCCGGGTATTTGTGCCTACCCGTTTGCAGTACCCACTTACATTCCCGGGTTAAAACCCGTTAAAGCTCCGAATGGTGACGTTGGGGTTGAAGGAATGATAAGTGTTATTGCTCATGAGATAGCAGAGTTGGTTACTAACCCGCTTGTGAATGCTTGGTATGCGGGTCCTGACCCGATTGCACCGGTTGAGATTGCGGATCTTTGTGAGGGGATATATGGTACGGGTGGTGGTGGGTCGTATACGGGTCAGATGTTGGAGGGTCGAGATGGTGCCACGTTTAATGTGAATGGGATCCGACGGCAGTTCTTGATTCAGTGGGTTTGGAACCATGTTGTGAATTATTGTACTGGTCCTAATGCCCTTGACCAGTAA